The following proteins are co-located in the Camarhynchus parvulus chromosome 17, STF_HiC, whole genome shotgun sequence genome:
- the NELFB gene encoding negative elongation factor B: protein MYAGLQELGVANGEDLKETLTNCTEPLKAIEQFQTENGVLLPSLQYALPFLDLHGTPRLEFHQSVFDELREKLLERVSAIALEGKVEERYKKLEDLLEKSFSLVKMPSIQPVVMCVMKHLPKVPEKKLKLVMADKDLYKACAVEVKRQIWQDNQALFGDEVSPLLKQYILEKENILFSNDISFLQNFFSPSPKTRRQGEVVQKLTQMIGKNVKLYDMVLQFLRTLFLRTRNVHYCTLRAELLMSLHDLEISEICTVDPCHKFTWCLDACIREKFVDNKRARELQGFLDGVKKGQEQVLGDLSMILCDPFAINTLALSTIRHLQDLVGQDTLPRESPDLLLLLRMLSLGQGAWDMIDSQVFKEPKMEAELITRFLPLLMSFVVDDHTFTVDQKLPSEEKGPIPYPSAIPEAFTKFLQENRIACEIGLYYILHITKQRNKNAFLRLLPALVETFSDLAFSDIFLHLLTGNLTLLSDEFALEEFCTSLFDGFFLTACSRKENVHRHVLRLLLHLHHKVAPAKLESLQKALEPTKQSGEAVKELYNQLSEKLELRKPSPAEVTETPSMELPLPTVPTPASR from the exons ATGTACgcggggctgcaggagctgggagtggCCAACGGCGAGGATCTCAAGGAGACCCTCACGAACTGCACGGAGCCGCTGAAGGCCATCGAGCAGTTCCAG ACGGAGAAcggggtgctgctgccctcgCTGCAGTATGCCCTGCCCTTCCTGGACCTGCACGGCACCCCCCGGCTCGAGTTCCACCAGTCCGTGTTCGATGAGCTGcgggagaagctgctggagagagtctCTGCCATCGCTTTGGAGGGGAAGGTCGAGGAGAG ATACAAGAAGCTGGAAGATCTCCTAGAGAAGAGCTTTTCCCTGGTCAAGATGCCCTCGATACAGCCCGTGGTCATGTGTGTCATGAAGCACTTGCCCAAG GTCCCTGAGAAGAAGCTGAAGCTGGTGATGGCTGATAAGGACCTGTACAAGGCCTGTGCTGTGGAGGTGAAGAGACAGATCTGGCAGGACAACCAGGCTCTCTTTGGGGATGAGGTGTCACCCCTGCTGAAGCAATACATCCTGGAGAAGGAGAACATTCTCTTCAGCAATGATATTTCCTTCTTGCAAAATTTCTTCAGTCCATCTCCCAAAACAAGACGTCAAGGAGAG GTGGTGCAGAAGCTGACGCAGATGATCGGGAAGAACGTGAAGCTCTATGACATGGTGCTGCAGTTCCTCAGGACACTCTTCCTGCGCACCAGGAACGTCCACTACTGCAcgctcagggctgagctcctcATGTCCCTGCATGACCTGGAGATCAGCGAGATCTGCACTGTTGATCCCTGCCACAAG TTCACCTGGTGCCTCGACGCCTGCATTCGGGAGAAGTTCGTGGACAACAAGAGAGCTCGGGAATTGCAAGGATTCCTGGATGGGGTGAAGAAAGGACAAGAACAAGTGTTGGG GGACTTATCAATGATCCTGTGTGATCCCTTTGCCATTAACACCTTGGCCTTGAGCACCATAAGGCACCTGCAAGACCTGGTTGGGCAGGACACCTTACCCAGG GAAAGCCcggatctgctgctgctccttagGATGCTGTCTTTGGGACAGGGGGCCTGGGACATGATTGACAGCCAAGTCTTCAAGGAACCAAAAATG GAAGCCGAGCTGATCACCAGGTTCCTGCCCCTGCTGATGTCCTTTGTGGTGGATGACCACACCTTCACAGTGGATCAGAAGCTGCCCTCGGAGGAGAAGGGACCAATCCCCTACCCCAGCGCCATTCCCGAGGCTTTCACCAA GTTCTTGCAGGAGAACAGAATAGCTTGTGAGATTGGGCTGTATTACATCCTTCACATCACCAAACAGAGGAACAAGAATGCTTTTCTGAGGCTCCTGCCAGCACTAG TTGAGACATTCAGTGACTTGGCCTTCAGTGACATTTTCCTGCACCTGCTCACTGGTAACCTCACCCTGCTCAGTGATGAGTTTGCACTCGAGGAGTTCTGCACCAGTCTCTTTGATGGCTTCTTCctcactgcctgctccag GAAGGAGAACGTGCACAGACAtgtgctcaggctgctgctgcatctgcatCACAAAGTGGCCCCAGCCAAACTGGAGTCTCTCCAGAAAGCTTTGGAGCCCACCAAGCAG AGTGGAGAAGCTGTGAAGGAGCTTTACAACCAGCTCAGTGAGAAACTGGAGCTGCgcaagcccagcccagctgaagtGACTGAGACTCCTTCcatggagctgcccctgcccaccGTGCCCACCCCAGCCTCAcgctga